From Penicillium psychrofluorescens genome assembly, chromosome: 1, one genomic window encodes:
- a CDS encoding uncharacterized protein (ID:PFLUO_000679-T1.cds;~source:funannotate), whose translation MVAAQLDTPPELISTTSGLMTAVRSLGASIGLAINNAIINSTLSKNLVPKVAAATLPLGLPQASLPALITALLADNSSALQSIPGVTPAVAIAALAALKDAYGVAFRNAWITAACFVLVAVIAILFLVDPTEEFNSRIDAPAEVDLVHIQAEMDAEPDHDKAATHLEHIAS comes from the exons ATGGTCGCTGCGCAGCTTGATACGCCACCTGAGCTGATCTCTACCACATCTGGCCTTATGACGGCCGTTAGATCTCTTGGCGCTTCCATTGGCTTGGCTATCAACAATGCAATCATCAACAGCACTCTTTCAAAAAATTTGGTGCCCAAGGTCGCTGCCGCCACTCTACCATTGGGGCTGCCCCAGGCGTCTCTCCCTGCACTCATAACTGCCCTTTTAGCCGATAACTCGAGTGCGTTGCAATCCATCCCCGGCGTTACTCCAGCTGTGGCCATCGCAGCGCTCGCAGCGCTCAAAGACGCGTACGGCGTTGCATTCCGGAATGCCTGGATCACAGCCGCGTGTTTTGTTCTTGTGGCAGTCATCG CTATCTTGTTCCTAGTTGATCCGACTGAAGAGTTCAACAGCCGTATCGATGCACCTGCCGAAGTTGATCTGGTTCATATTCAAGCCGAAATGGATGCAGAGCCGGACCATGATAAGGCAGCCACGCACCTCGAACATATTGCCTCTTAA